In one Modestobacter sp. L9-4 genomic region, the following are encoded:
- a CDS encoding ArsA-related P-loop ATPase, with protein sequence MTSQPMPVRCHVVTGKGGTGKTTVAAALALSLAAGGRQVLLVETEGRQGIAQLFDTAPLPYEERRVAVARGGGEVKALAIDVEAAFLEYLDMFYNLKRAGYALRKMGAVDFATAIAPGLRDVLLTGKIKEAVTRRGKDGRPVYDAVVVDAPPTGRISRFLNVTGEVAGLARSGPIKSQSDGVMAVFRSPQTAVHLVTLLEDMPVQETADAIAELDALRLPVGSVIVNMATEPLLPTATLASAAAGELTGADLLPALTAAHLPGGAAIADGLVAEAVEHARRWQAQDALRGDVEALGRPLVELPLSTGPIDLGALYELADRLGSHLHTEVAA encoded by the coding sequence GTGACCTCCCAGCCGATGCCCGTGCGGTGCCACGTCGTGACCGGCAAGGGGGGCACCGGGAAGACGACGGTCGCCGCGGCGCTCGCGCTGTCCCTCGCCGCCGGCGGCCGGCAGGTGCTGCTGGTGGAGACCGAGGGGCGCCAGGGCATCGCCCAGCTCTTCGACACCGCGCCGCTGCCCTACGAGGAGCGCCGGGTGGCCGTCGCCCGCGGGGGCGGTGAGGTCAAGGCGCTCGCGATCGACGTCGAGGCGGCCTTCCTCGAGTACCTCGACATGTTCTACAACCTCAAGCGGGCCGGCTACGCGCTGCGGAAGATGGGCGCGGTCGACTTTGCCACCGCCATCGCCCCGGGCCTGCGCGACGTGCTGCTCACCGGCAAGATCAAGGAGGCGGTGACCCGCCGCGGCAAGGACGGCCGCCCGGTCTACGACGCCGTCGTGGTCGACGCCCCGCCGACGGGACGCATCTCCCGGTTCCTCAACGTCACCGGCGAGGTCGCCGGGCTGGCGCGGTCCGGCCCGATCAAGAGCCAGAGCGACGGCGTGATGGCCGTCTTCCGGTCGCCGCAGACCGCGGTGCACCTGGTCACCCTGCTGGAGGACATGCCCGTGCAGGAGACCGCCGACGCGATCGCCGAGCTCGACGCGCTGCGGCTGCCCGTGGGGTCGGTGATCGTCAACATGGCCACCGAGCCGCTGCTGCCCACCGCCACGCTGGCGTCCGCCGCCGCCGGGGAGCTGACCGGCGCCGACCTGCTGCCCGCGCTCACCGCGGCCCACCTGCCCGGCGGGGCGGCGATCGCCGACGGCCTGGTCGCCGAGGCCGTCGAGCACGCCCGCCGCTGGCAGGCCCAGGACGCGCTGCGCGGGGACGTCGAGGCGCTCGGCCGCCCGCTGGTCGAGCTGCCGCTGTCCACCGGCCCGATCGACCTGGGCGCCCTGTACGAGCTCGCCGACCGGCTCGGCAGCCACCTGCACACGGAGGTCGCCGCGTGA
- a CDS encoding DUF4177 domain-containing protein: protein MSEPARRTWEYATIPLLIHNTKAILDSWGVDGWELVQVLPSGDSGTQLVAYLKRPTN from the coding sequence ATGAGCGAACCGGCCCGCCGTACCTGGGAGTACGCCACCATCCCGCTGCTGATCCACAACACGAAGGCGATCCTGGACTCCTGGGGCGTCGACGGCTGGGAGCTGGTGCAGGTGCTGCCCAGCGGCGACTCCGGCACCCAGCTGGTCGCCTACCTGAAGCGCCCCACGAACTGA
- a CDS encoding RidA family protein, producing MTAPAPSWTARLAELGVRLPPVAAPVAAYVPAIRTGQLVFTSGQLPFVDGGLRRTGKVGGAVDIEDAAADAKVCALNALAAIDDLVGLDSIARVIRVVGYVASAEGFSGQPRVVNGASEFLGRVFGEAGQHARSALGVAELPMNAPVEVELTVELR from the coding sequence ATGACAGCTCCCGCCCCGTCCTGGACGGCCCGGCTCGCCGAGCTCGGCGTCCGGCTGCCCCCGGTCGCCGCCCCGGTCGCCGCCTACGTGCCGGCCATCCGCACCGGCCAGCTGGTCTTCACCTCCGGGCAGCTGCCCTTCGTCGACGGCGGCCTGCGGCGCACCGGCAAGGTCGGGGGCGCCGTCGACATCGAGGACGCCGCCGCCGACGCCAAGGTGTGCGCGCTCAACGCCCTGGCCGCGATCGACGACCTGGTCGGCCTGGACTCGATCGCCCGGGTCATCCGGGTCGTCGGCTACGTCGCCAGCGCCGAGGGCTTCAGCGGCCAGCCGCGCGTGGTCAACGGCGCCAGCGAGTTCCTCGGCCGGGTCTTCGGTGAGGCCGGGCAGCACGCCCGCTCCGCCCTCGGCGTCGCCGAGCTGCCCATGAACGCCCCCGTCGAGGTCGAGCTCACCGTCGAGCTCCGCTGA